The nucleotide sequence CAACTGTGGTAGCAATTGTGCCAACACCAACATCAGGGAGAAAAATTGAGGTTTTAAGACAAAAGGCTTGGTAGAATTTTGACTGGTTGGAAAAAAGGTGAAAACAAGAAGTTACCTGGAAAAACTGATGGGGAAGTATCTGATAGTAAATGCTGATGATTTTGGGATTTGTGAGGAGGTAAATGAGACAATTATAGCCGCCCATCGTCAAGGAATCGTAACTAGTACCAGTTTAATGGTATCGGGGGAGGGTGTGGAGGAGGCAGTGAAGCTTGCTAAAAATAATCCCAGCCTGGGAGTGGGTTTACACTTAGTTTTGTGTTGTGGCAAGTCGATTCTTCCTCCCTCTCAAATCCCTCATCTGGTTGACTGTAGCGGGAATTTCCCTAATAATCCTACTGTTGCCGGCTTGCGTTATCAGTTTATTGCTGCTGCCAGGGAGGAATTAAAGCTGGAAATTAAAGCACAATTGGATAGATTTATTGAAACTGGTCTTCCATTGTCTCATATAGATGGCCATTTACATCTCCACTGTCATCCTGTTGTCATTAACATTCTGGTAGAATTGGCAAAAGAGTATCCCATTAGATTTATTCGTCTACCTCTAGAAGAATTGCATTATACTCTTCGCCTCGACTCTAGTAATCTGGGGTTGAAGGCAATATATGCCAACATCTTTACTCTCCTGAGGAAATACAATGAGAGACAACTTGCTGGAAGCGGTATTAGATGGCTTGAGCGGGTATATGGTTTGCTACAAACGGGACACATGACAGAATCTTATTTGTTGGGGTTGCTTCCACAGATAAAAACCACTACCAATGAGATTTATTTTCATCCCCAGAGGCAAGACGACAGGGAGTTTGCGGCTTTATGTAGTCAGAGGGTAAAAGATATGTTAGTCTCAGAGGGTTTTACTCTGGTTAAT is from Geminocystis sp. M7585_C2015_104 and encodes:
- the hpnK gene encoding hopanoid biosynthesis-associated protein HpnK, whose translation is MGKYLIVNADDFGICEEVNETIIAAHRQGIVTSTSLMVSGEGVEEAVKLAKNNPSLGVGLHLVLCCGKSILPPSQIPHLVDCSGNFPNNPTVAGLRYQFIAAAREELKLEIKAQLDRFIETGLPLSHIDGHLHLHCHPVVINILVELAKEYPIRFIRLPLEELHYTLRLDSSNLGLKAIYANIFTLLRKYNERQLAGSGIRWLERVYGLLQTGHMTESYLLGLLPQIKTTTNEIYFHPQRQDDREFAALCSQRVKDMLVSEGFTLVNYWQLGERGD